Proteins encoded by one window of Xiphophorus couchianus chromosome 13, X_couchianus-1.0, whole genome shotgun sequence:
- the tnfrsf11b gene encoding tumor necrosis factor receptor superfamily member 6B isoform X2, which yields MTYKVTDPITGNPLQCDRCPPGTFLRASCSSIKKSECVPCPQGSFTELWNYIGRCLRCEVCGRNQVVKKECTANSDCQCECKQGYFYHQDYDMCVRHSECPSGQGVLTKGTPERDTVCGICSVGTFSDISSTDQNCTQHKSCSDAGQQMVLKGAVWHDSVCANCRDPTDGAEYLKEIVPAFFIHHKIKIKRLRRMVNKLPSDDVRKQEGTLQLSFSELHSRISSWVSSATPVQIRQLPVILIKLRASHAGEKLQKKLNGIDKNLLKLCHIGNDREVDLNETLA from the exons ATGACCTACAAGGTCACCGACCCGATCACCGGCAACCCTCTGCAGTGTGACCGCTGCCCGCCGGGAACATTTCTGCGCGCCAGCTGCTCCTCCATCAAAAAGAGCGAGTGCGTTCCGTGTCCACAGGGCTCCTTCACGGAGCTCTGGAACTACATCGGGAGATGTTTACGCTGCGAAGTCTGCGGGCGGAACCAGGTGGTTAAGAAGGAGTGCACCGCAAACAGCGATTGTCAGTGCGAGTGTAAACAGGGTTACTTCTACCATCAGGACTACGACATGTGCGTCCGACACAGCGAGTGTCCCTCTGGGCAGGGAGTGCTCACCAAAG GTACACCAGAGAGAGACACAGTGTGCGGTATCTGCTCTGTTGGCACCTTCTCTGATATTTCCTCCACTGATCAAAACTGCACACAGCACAAGAGCTGCAGCGACGCAGGGCAGCAGATGGTGCTGAAAGGCGCCGTCTGGCATGACAGTGTGTGTGCAAACTGCAGAGACCCGACag ACGGAGCTGAATATCTCAAAGAAATTGTCCCCGCCTTCTTCAttcatcacaaaataaaaatcaaacggCTGCGTCGAATGGTGAACAAGCTTCCATCTGACGACGTCAGAAAGCAGGAAGGAACTTTGCAGCTCAGCTTCTCAGAGCTTCACTCACGCATCAGCAGCTGGGTTTCATCTGCAACTCCAGTGCAGATCCGGCAGCTTCCAGTGATTCTGATTAAACTGAGAGCTTCTCACGCAggagaaaaactacaaaagaagCTGAATGGAATTGACAAAAATCTATTAAAGCTGTGCCATATAGGAAATGATAGGGAGGTAGATCTAAATGAAACTTTGGCTTAA
- the tnfrsf11b gene encoding tumor necrosis factor receptor superfamily member 6B isoform X3 encodes MVFLNLSTELLILLSVRSWLVHGATSTMTYKVTDPITGNPLQCDRCPPGTFLRASCSSIKKSECVPCPQGSFTELWNYIGRCLRCEVCGRNQVVKKECTANSDCQCECKQGYFYHQDYDMCVRHSECPSGQGVLTKGTPERDTVCGICSVGTFSDISSTDQNCTQHKSCSDAGQQMVLKGAVWHDSVCANCRDPTDGAEYLKEIVPAFFIHHKIKIKRLRRMVNKLPSDDVRKQEGTLQLSFSELHSRISSWVSSATPVQIRQLPVILIKLRASHAGEKLQKKLNGIDKNLLKLCHIGNDREVDLNETLA; translated from the exons ATG GTGTTTTTAAACCTCTCAACGGAGCTGCTCATCCTCCTCTCTGTGCGCTCCTGGCTGGTGCACGGCGCCACCTCCACGATGACCTACAAGGTCACCGACCCGATCACCGGCAACCCTCTGCAGTGTGACCGCTGCCCGCCGGGAACATTTCTGCGCGCCAGCTGCTCCTCCATCAAAAAGAGCGAGTGCGTTCCGTGTCCACAGGGCTCCTTCACGGAGCTCTGGAACTACATCGGGAGATGTTTACGCTGCGAAGTCTGCGGGCGGAACCAGGTGGTTAAGAAGGAGTGCACCGCAAACAGCGATTGTCAGTGCGAGTGTAAACAGGGTTACTTCTACCATCAGGACTACGACATGTGCGTCCGACACAGCGAGTGTCCCTCTGGGCAGGGAGTGCTCACCAAAG GTACACCAGAGAGAGACACAGTGTGCGGTATCTGCTCTGTTGGCACCTTCTCTGATATTTCCTCCACTGATCAAAACTGCACACAGCACAAGAGCTGCAGCGACGCAGGGCAGCAGATGGTGCTGAAAGGCGCCGTCTGGCATGACAGTGTGTGTGCAAACTGCAGAGACCCGACag ACGGAGCTGAATATCTCAAAGAAATTGTCCCCGCCTTCTTCAttcatcacaaaataaaaatcaaacggCTGCGTCGAATGGTGAACAAGCTTCCATCTGACGACGTCAGAAAGCAGGAAGGAACTTTGCAGCTCAGCTTCTCAGAGCTTCACTCACGCATCAGCAGCTGGGTTTCATCTGCAACTCCAGTGCAGATCCGGCAGCTTCCAGTGATTCTGATTAAACTGAGAGCTTCTCACGCAggagaaaaactacaaaagaagCTGAATGGAATTGACAAAAATCTATTAAAGCTGTGCCATATAGGAAATGATAGGGAGGTAGATCTAAATGAAACTTTGGCTTAA
- the tnfrsf11b gene encoding tumor necrosis factor receptor superfamily member 6B isoform X1, protein MLSFASWHFFFSLQVFLNLSTELLILLSVRSWLVHGATSTMTYKVTDPITGNPLQCDRCPPGTFLRASCSSIKKSECVPCPQGSFTELWNYIGRCLRCEVCGRNQVVKKECTANSDCQCECKQGYFYHQDYDMCVRHSECPSGQGVLTKGTPERDTVCGICSVGTFSDISSTDQNCTQHKSCSDAGQQMVLKGAVWHDSVCANCRDPTDGAEYLKEIVPAFFIHHKIKIKRLRRMVNKLPSDDVRKQEGTLQLSFSELHSRISSWVSSATPVQIRQLPVILIKLRASHAGEKLQKKLNGIDKNLLKLCHIGNDREVDLNETLA, encoded by the exons ATGCTAAGTTTTGCTTCCTGgcattttttcttctctctccagGTGTTTTTAAACCTCTCAACGGAGCTGCTCATCCTCCTCTCTGTGCGCTCCTGGCTGGTGCACGGCGCCACCTCCACGATGACCTACAAGGTCACCGACCCGATCACCGGCAACCCTCTGCAGTGTGACCGCTGCCCGCCGGGAACATTTCTGCGCGCCAGCTGCTCCTCCATCAAAAAGAGCGAGTGCGTTCCGTGTCCACAGGGCTCCTTCACGGAGCTCTGGAACTACATCGGGAGATGTTTACGCTGCGAAGTCTGCGGGCGGAACCAGGTGGTTAAGAAGGAGTGCACCGCAAACAGCGATTGTCAGTGCGAGTGTAAACAGGGTTACTTCTACCATCAGGACTACGACATGTGCGTCCGACACAGCGAGTGTCCCTCTGGGCAGGGAGTGCTCACCAAAG GTACACCAGAGAGAGACACAGTGTGCGGTATCTGCTCTGTTGGCACCTTCTCTGATATTTCCTCCACTGATCAAAACTGCACACAGCACAAGAGCTGCAGCGACGCAGGGCAGCAGATGGTGCTGAAAGGCGCCGTCTGGCATGACAGTGTGTGTGCAAACTGCAGAGACCCGACag ACGGAGCTGAATATCTCAAAGAAATTGTCCCCGCCTTCTTCAttcatcacaaaataaaaatcaaacggCTGCGTCGAATGGTGAACAAGCTTCCATCTGACGACGTCAGAAAGCAGGAAGGAACTTTGCAGCTCAGCTTCTCAGAGCTTCACTCACGCATCAGCAGCTGGGTTTCATCTGCAACTCCAGTGCAGATCCGGCAGCTTCCAGTGATTCTGATTAAACTGAGAGCTTCTCACGCAggagaaaaactacaaaagaagCTGAATGGAATTGACAAAAATCTATTAAAGCTGTGCCATATAGGAAATGATAGGGAGGTAGATCTAAATGAAACTTTGGCTTAA